One window of the Nicotiana tabacum cultivar K326 chromosome 4, ASM71507v2, whole genome shotgun sequence genome contains the following:
- the LOC107799559 gene encoding nematode resistance protein-like HSPRO2, with product MVDYDRKTTKMISSDMPSKSPKISNKLQISIPAAAPIRLTELSAASDSACSAYEHYLRLPELKKIWSCVEFPSWKNESLLKPALQGLETTFRFISIVLSDPRPYMNRREWKRRLESLAMDQIEIIAMLCEDEEEDSETRGTAPVGDLTSSTSVLARQNSSAEVWKLSDETTVVSQTSEASLLPRLAAWQKSEDIAQKILNSIECEMRRCPYTLGLGEPNLSGKPSLEYDAVVKPSELHALKKSPSDRMNLENFENRTLYTTHQILETWIYASKMLLKRIAERIDRKDLEKAVNDCWLLEKTWKLLTEIEDLHLLMDPDDFLRLKNQLSIKATTESELFCFRSKGLVEITKQSKDLKHKVPNILDVEVDPQGGPRIQEAAMELFRKKESFEKIHLLQALQAIEMAVKRFYYSYKQLLVIVMGSLEAKGNTTFMAVDTSDALAQIFLEPTYFPSLDAAKTFLGEQWSHEHGKYSPERSNKA from the coding sequence ATGGTTGATTACGATAGAAAGACAACAAAGATGATATCCTCTGATATGCCTAGCAAATCGCCGAAGATTTCAAATAAGCTTCAAATTTCAATACCAGCTGCGGCACCTATTCGGTTGACGGAGCTGTCGGCGGCGTCTGATTCAGCTTGTTCAGCTTACGAGCACTACCTAAGGCTACCGGAGCTGAAGAAGATATGGAGTTGTGTAGAATTTCCGAGTTGGAAGAATGAATCGTTGCTCAAACCGGCTTTGCAAGGTTTGGAAACGACTTTCCGGTTCATTTCTATTGTGTTGTCTGATCCTAGACCGTATATGAACCGGAGAGAATGGAAGCGGAGGCTTGAATCATTGGCAATGGATCAGATTGAAATCATAGCTATGTTGtgcgaagatgaagaagaggattCGGAGACACGTGGCACGGCTCCCGTCGGTGACCTCACGTCGTCAACTAGTGTATTGGCTCGTCAGAATAGTTCGGCGGAAGTGTGGAAGCTTTCCGATGAGACGACGGTGGTTAGCCAAACGAGTGAAGCCAGCTTGTTGCCTCGTCTCGCGGCTTGGCAGAAGTCCGAAGACATAGCGCAGAAGATTTTGAATTCCATTGAATGCGAAATGAGGAGATGTCCATACACACTCGGATTAGGCGAGCCGAATCTGAGCGGCAAGCCAAGCCTTGAATATGACGCAGTAGTCAAGCCATCGGAGCTTCACGCTCTGAAGAAAAGCCCTTCCGATCGCATGAATTTGGAAAATTTCGAAAACCGAACGCTGTACACGACGCACCAGATCCTCGAGACATGGATCTACGCGTCAAAAATGCTTCTAAAGAGAATCGCCGAGAGAATCGATCGCAAGGACTTGGAAAAAGCCGTTAACGACTGCTGGTTACTGGAGAAAACGTGGAAACTTCTAACAGAAATCGAAGACCTTCACTTGCTAATGGATCCGGACGATTTTCTGCGCCTAAAAAACCAATTATCCATTAAAGCAACTACCGAATCGGAGCTATTTTGCTTCCGATCCAAAGGACTCGTAGAAATTACCAAACAATCCAAGGATCTAAAGCACAAAGTGCCGAACATTCTAGACGTAGAGGTAGATCCCCAGGGTGGGCCGAGAATTCAAGAGGCAGCCATGGAGTTGTTCAGGAAAAAGGAAAGCTTCGAGAAGATTCACTTACTTCAAGCTTTACAAGCAATTGAAATGGCAGTGAAGAGGTTCTACTATTCGTATAAGCAGTTGTTGGTAATTGTTATGGGGAGTTTAGAAGCTAAAGGCAACACAACATTTATGGCCGTTGATACAAGCGATGCATTGGCTCAGATCTTCCTTGAGCCAACATATTTTCCGAGTCTGGATGCTGCAAAAACTTTTCTGGGAGAACAATGGAGTCATGAGCATGGGAAGTATAGTCCAGAGAGAAGTAACAAGGCCTAA